The Argiope bruennichi chromosome 5, qqArgBrue1.1, whole genome shotgun sequence genome segment AACTCTTATTTTCAACTATCTGTATTTACAACAtaaatgaaccaaattttatatttaattattaacattttaaaattgaaacatattaaattattaacttactaagcaatttatttactttgttatttACAAATGTCAATACATTGTTTTTTTACAATTGTGACAGAATGTAATTGCATTCTAAATGGGAATCagataaatcaaaacatttatatacaattatatgaaaaaaaaaaaaaatgtttaaatgaagaaGTTTAACAGAGGCATTCAAgctcttttttttctccttgagATGGAAACATCTACCACATAATACAGAAATCAAAATTACAAGGATTTGAATTGTAATCACACGGTAAGGAAGATGATTGTATGAGTATATCACGCTCAAAACTGTATTACCACAATAGCATGAATATATTCATAAAGGATTTTCAAGGGAAATAGCTCTGAATATTAACCCCTTACCTCCGAGGATAACTTGTGAGATTCGGTCCCTAGTGCCACATATATAGTTgcaagacatatatatatatatgccaggGGCAGTtgacacattgacttagggagacgtatatatacgcccgtggcaggcaaggggttaagtCCCAACTCTTGTTAACCACATAGTAATTAGGGCAAAAATacgaagaatttttgaaaattttgtcttGCATACAAGAAAAGAGTacttatatttctattaaaatatttatgcattatagGTAATATTAGTTATGAACACCATATTTTCCCAAATTTGCTCCACTCAGCTTAACAGGGGAAAATAATAAACAAGTGCCCCATTATTATATTGCATCTCATgtgaaaaataaagctttataatatattaaaatttaaatttgtttctatttttctaataatacatgaacaaatgaatcaaattatattttttaaacaggcACAATAACAAATATATCTATAGAAATTAGCATAAAATAATCTCAATCTATAAAAtaaggattcattttttttccttacctcCAATCATCTCCATGTCATGGCCTCCATGATAGCCATAGGCATCATactaaaacaaaatgtattagaattaataaatatgctaacATTAGCGTCAaacgttttaaaagaaatacagacgaactctaaaaaatattcagtaaatttcaacacatttactaaaaaaatttacaactgaagaattaacaattaattaataaagcaatgtttatatactgcataggaaaattatttttaaaaatggtaactCAGACAAACCTTTACCTCGTCATATTCTTCGCCGTATTCCATCTTGATTTGCTCTTTTCTGACAACTTCAAggaattgttatatatttatttaaataattttaactcaaaaacgtgtaaataaaaatttacaggaATACGGCTTTCCACAGACGTGGTTACAGTTATATGATACACGGTTCCAGTTACACGATACACTCCAAAACAATGAAATTGATTGAGACACAGTGGAAGTACCtgaatttattttgactttaattaattcattttaaatatacaattcaaCGATATGTTCATTTTTAATGTGCAACgtccgattttatttttatatagatttgatATACTTATTTCTGTTGATATACTTATTTCTGTTGGTATCATGCTTCAAATTATGTTATTAGCTCTAGAGTTAATGCGAACAGTTATTTTGGAATAGCGAGGGCAAAGAAACTAAAAAATCgattatatagttatttaaataaattgacaaattctgtttcttttcatGATTATCAACTTCTTAGTGCccacaaaatttgattttaattttcagttcaaTTTATATGTGCGATAATATAAATTGTACATATATgtatccaattaaaatttttgtaaagtatTATAGCGTAAagtatacaattatttaaattatcggGTTTTTTCCTTCTCCTTTACCACGTATTTTATGTCGTTTCTATTCTAAACTTAGTTCAGTTTCAGCGTAGCACATGCCTCGACTAATTGTATTTACAAAATCATCATTTCCATCAAGAgagaattttcattattcttttaaaggGAATTAGCTTATTGGGAcggaaattattcaattttctaagttttgaaaatgaaaaacattttcagtttcaggaaaaattattcatacttctATGAAATCATTAATTGTTTCGTAGTTaaatcaaaaagtgaaattaactggtcaaatgatattatatttaagcTTTATTGATTCTGAAggtaaataatgataaattttgcgataaaattgtgattaaatacaaaattattgtgATTAAATTAATACTGATCTGATTTATTATCCAAAGACATCAAAACATCCAactgtgtattaaaaaaatatttctttgttgacaatattataattttactgcAATTATATTTGTTCCTTTTATtactggaaaaaattatttcagactGTTTGTACATTTTATTGGCCTGCTTAATCTAACTGGACatgaattgatttattattcattattattgctCAGTGTTATAATTGAATAGAATATTACAAGAtctttgaacttttaaataaaagctttgaaCTATTCGTCAATCTTCCtgattatgatttaaaatgtatattatactAATGCACTAAAAGGTactcaaaatattcttgaaaatcaaTGCATATAAATGATAGTTTCTTTGCAAGAAGCAATGTTATAGTGTTGAGATGGTTGCCAATGAAAAACAAGTTATAAGAATAAACAGATTATATAATTGAGTGGTGATTATTTGTAATGGGGTAGCccttttaaaattatggaatttctGAATTGAATCTGAATTAATGATACTTAcacatattcaaaatttaattacaaagctGAAGTTTAATAAGCTTCTgaactatttcaaaaatcaacTTTAGTCCTGTAGATTTAAGTATGTAACTGAAAAATCACTACATCATTATAAACAGAAAAtgcatatcaatatatatttcaataattttattttaaacttgaacAATGCACCCAAATATAATCTATTGATGTTCTGTGTAATTCTAAATGCCTATGATAATGGTTTAATATGGCGATTTCCAGATTCTTGGTAAAACAATTATCAAATAGATTGGATTTTGTAACATTTAATATGATACCagatatcaataatatttgtaatatatattcatatgattctttaaataggtaatataattaatttaatgaaatgatgtAACTAATATTATTATTGAGTGAAAATCTTTTTACATATAGTGCTTAATTAGAAGTaaatgtatttatagaaatacttaAGGTGGAATTATGCGCTGAAATATTATGATTCAGTATTAATCAGATTAAGTTCTAGTCTTTACATATTTTCTCTCTATTTGTtccttttctttcatatttttggaaaatttttacttGTGTAAGTGACCTTGCATAATTTGTAATTTGCTTAAGTTCACAATATTAATTTGATGTCTGAAAAATTTAAGAGGGTAACACATtacatattctttatatataagttAATTGTATAAAACTTTTACAGCTGCATAAAGGAATTGTTTTTCAATTCTTGTATTATATACAAACGGGTCCAgttgaaaatatttcacatatcaATTACTTAATCTAATTATATACGACTCAATTTGATGGAGCTTGTGGTCAGCAATGGATTTCCCATTAGGCAGTTGCTCAGGACTGCATgcagtttgattaaaaaaactagacatttagttgccaaataaataagtttgtaaaaatacaaattctttgcattataaaatattatgataatattaatgttataaaatattaagataatataaaacatgatattaaaactatattaatgtTTCATCATGTGTCATTAATCAGATTGTTGTATGTTTTATTGCATTCACTTAGTTATTAACTGAATATCTGCTTTTAATATTGTGTACAGATGTGAATGTTTGATTATCTGGAGTCATTatggataaataaaagaaaatacatatttacaaattcaataaaataaaaaaaaaatattaaccaaaaataaatcattaacatgctgacatatgaaatttaattgatcaTCTCATTAAAAGAGGGGCATCATATGCATTGTACATCGATGTAAAGTGCTTAAATTCCTTTTTGCTTGTAAAACTGCACATTTATGATATTAGGCTAATGTAAGAAAATTGGAgcatcatatatataatattttttaaatattttacaagtaaaaaaaaaatagctcaaaaattataaataaaatacagagaaaataCATCTATGGCCTTTTATGTATGTTAGGcttgtgatagaaaaaaaaaaatgtgtaaaatgattgaaataaacatAACAGTAATGGAAATGCCTCGCAAAATTCCATGTTCAATTGTATGCAGATATATGTGCCTGTGTTTAATTTAATGGGAATTAGAATAACACTATTGCCATtcctaatatttgaaatttttaaaactagattttttaataagaagggtaaaaaagttataatcaatttataaagaaaaaaaatgcagtagaCACAATACCATTACTTTTAATAGTTGTAAGATGTCTGCTCATTGTAATGCTTTGCAAATTTATGAGCCATaacttaatacaaataaaattaactttctaggcttatgaaatatacaattatatatatctatctatctatcttacaactatttatacttataactatatatatatatacatatgaaatacTAACATCATACGAGGAAAAACAGCTGTTTCATAAGCTTAAGTATGAAGTTAGTTAAAATGTCtaacaaatttcaaattccttacattaatgctttattcattttaaaaaattggtaataaacaaattataaaatgaaaatattgttcatGGTAGACAAAAACATTACATTATGCTTATTCAAttaagattttgtaattaaaataaaaagaaagaaaatgttctgttaagtacatatttttttgaagtcaCAGTGTCaataagttaaaaattgaaatcatctTCCATAATTTACGAGAAAAAGAAGTGTGAAGCATTGACctaagttttgaatatttgaattttttattttcttcatataagttatatttttagtttcactACTTTtggataaattgttttaatatctcTTCACTATGATAGTTTATGCTGTTCTTTCAATAACTGAAACACATCCATTATTCATATTTGATTCCTTTGTGACACAAGTTTATACAAGCACTTCTTTGCCTTCTGAAGTGTCAGGACTTGTTTCTTGTTGAATGGAATCACTTGGCATTAATTGATTTTCCCCTTCTAGAATATTACTACTCTCATCTTTCACAGGAAGAGCTTGAAATGATTTGATCTGCAATGCATCAGCTAGATTATCTGCAAGATAAATAATGCTTCGAAGCTTggctttttcattttcaaaggaaatttcTGCAATACGCCTTCTGAACTCGTGCATTAATTCGATggctttttccttttcttctatttcaaataaaagcaaggcaaaatttaatggaattgtGGGATCAACTTGATCTAACTTCATAGCTTGATCATATGCCTGACATGCATTTTTCACATCTTGAAGATATTTCAAGGCAATTGCCAGAAGCATGAATAATTGCCCACTGTGTGAGTTAAGATTCATGGCAGCACTTAAAAAGTGAAATGCAGAAGCATATTGTTGCATTGTTAGATGAACTAATCCCAGATTTTGTAAGACTTGCCAACTAAATGGCGCAAGATATGTGGCCCTTTTCAAACAGCTTATGGCAGCTACATATTTCTTTTTACCAAAGAAACACATTCCGATATTATTCCATAAAGCAGGACTTTCAGGAATTTTTGCAACAGCTATTCGATATTTAGACAGAGCAACTTCAAAATCACTATGATTTTGGATTATGCTCCCAGCAGCTAAAATAGCTGGTATACAAGCAGCATCAAATGCCATGGCTGTTCCAAGTTTCTCAAAAGCTTTTTGAAACATTCCACACTGTAAATAAAGTAGTCCTAATTTTGATGCCAATTCTGGATTTTCTGGAGAATGCTCCACTGCCTTGCGATAAGTTGAAATGGCAGCTTTGATATCGCCTTCCATCACATGCAGTTGTCCTAGTGCTATAAAAGTTTCATCTTGTGGCCTGATTTGCAAGGCTTGTCTGAAGCATTCAAATGCTTGTTTATGATTTTGAAGATGCATGTAGCAAACACCAAGATTATGGCATAACTCCCAATCTTTACTGTTCATTCTAGCAGCTTCCTCGTACACATCAATAGCATTCTTATGCCTTCCAAGTAAGAAAAGTGAGCGTGCAACTTGTTTAAGGTTTTCTGCAGAAGTATTCAAAATAGAACAAGTTTGAAATAGTTCTAAAGATTCCTGTATTCTACCTTCATGCCGAAGAATCAGTGCCTGTACATAAAGAGCATATTCACACATTCCTTGGGTTTCGTCTAACTGTTCCTTGATTATCATTTTACAAGTGTCGTATTCTTTACgagtaaaatgtaaatgaattaacCAATTGCGTCTTTCTAAAGTTGGAAGCTCAGGAGGCTTACGAACCACACTTTTCTTGCTTTCTTTCGTTTGTTTAGTTGATTCAACCACCAATTTTGGAACAGTTTCTTCTGGTGGGGCAGTTGGTTGCTTATTTGCTCCATTCTCTGGatgtttattttctgattctgtaTCCTCCATAAATGTAATTCAGATAAACGTTTATTATGATGAACTAATAAAGTGGCTTCTGTTTAGAAAGATTTTCTTAGTTGTATTGCGGAAGATAAACAAAACAAGCCCATGCCTATCTGCATGCACCGTTACCATGGAAACGCGACAACAGAAATCTGATACTCATACCGCATCTGCAGTTTGATATCCAAAAAAATACTTCAGTCAACTATTGAGATATAATAAGGGGTTGACTGAATTAATTTACTGaagtttaaaaaagatttgtcattcatttaaatataacaattttttgtttgtgttttaataataataataataaagcaactAGGAGCCACAATTCCGTTTCTAGAACCATTTCATGGCGCCATCTGCAGATCAAATACCTCACTAAAATCaggaaattgaaattatattagaattagattcgcaaatagaaaacaataaaaagaccAAAAGCGAtggtccccccccccttctcttttATTCATACTCTTATGATATCGGATTTTCACTGTTAAAGAGAAGTCAAACAATTGTGAAAGGACATTTAGTGATTTGAACGCCACtttggaatattattaatattaggaTATTGAATGACATTAAGAATATCGAACAATATTTTGTGCTAACAAATTATACTTTCTGTAAATTAAGCCACGCAAAAATTGTGTAGAATGCAAATGCGGTGCTTAATGCACTGAATTCAATGCTATACAAGGCAGTGAGCACGTAGTTATTTCTTAAGTACTAGGTTGTCTCatcaaaaagttttcatatttaatgcattttttaaaattaatttcaaagacaGTTTATAACAGTCttcttaattttacaataaaattcaagcaaagtttattatttcattaagattatcattaatgtgtttttaattgttaaagttttataataaaaataactgttttctttGAATGATAATCACAAAGAAGAATTACCAGTTCTGCTTTTAATAACAATGTTGTTTCTCGGTAGGCATTACTTCTGTAAATtgcgttattaaaaaaaaatatcagacgCTGAATGCAATGTCTTGATCAGTCAAGTTAAACGAAAATAAGAGACACATTAAATCTGAAGCATtctgattgaaattttgaaatttaaggagttttttttttttttttttttttttttttgaaattacggAAGATgtagtgtatttttaaaaatattttcttataatacaaATGCACCTATTAAAATGTCCTCAGAAGTACACTTATGTTCGgcacagcaatttttttttttttataagatttaggCAAGTTACAGTTCTCAACAATGCATACTATAAGCCCTCCCTCCCCCCACCTCTTTTAATGAATTGatcgatttcattttaaatttcaatatctttttaacttataggtatattaataatatattattggtttaatttaaattattattttttaagtaacaatATAAAactgttcataattttttaatttctatgttttattttttattttttaggatttttttaaacatttctacgTAATTGTTTTTAAGCAGATattcgatatttataaatattgatataactaaatgaaagtaatgaaaCAGAAAGGAATCAGGCAGttaataactgaataaattttagttaataattcatagaattaatatttttttacaactttatttatttctaaaaaattctaataatattatttttattaatctgtcTACGGCACCCTTTAATCCCAGAGGACCGAAAATCCGTTATGGATAGTATTGGTAATTACTGAGTAATAAGTTTAAAAACcgttttgtcattaaaaaattactgttaaaTAACGTCAGTTTAAATgccgattcatttttttttttcaaaattctacactttttgataaatttacttGTAGCTTTATAAATgcttcttacatttttataaatctaatatttttattttctcatatacgtaatatagagaaagtataataaatgtcaaaaaattcgaactcgagattttgacaaatctgcatattttagtgctccctgaattcgaaaaacatatttttgaaaaatgtccgtctgtctgtctgtgacaaagataactcaaaaacgctttgagtgcgatgtttcaaatttggcatacgacctttacaccaaattcgtagatttctatcaaaatgtgaGCAAAATCCAaacagaggaagtctgtccgactgttcgaatataagttcgCACGATAATTaacaaaacggagagagctagataaataaaattcggtactcagatttaacatcattcaaattttgagccaaatccagtaAGGGGGTTGGCTGTCTGTCTGTTAGTagtttcagaaatatgcaaacgcggtaactcaaaaatagaatgattttaatatttcaaatgcattttttttttgactgcaagagtagttttgaatcaaatttttgttctacCCGGTTGGAAAAAAACAGatctaaaacacatattcgattttctaatACTAATAAACTCATGCCAATGATTAATTGc includes the following:
- the LOC129968866 gene encoding Bardet-Biedl syndrome 4 protein-like, whose amino-acid sequence is MEDTESENKHPENGANKQPTAPPEETVPKLVVESTKQTKESKKSVVRKPPELPTLERRNWLIHLHFTRKEYDTCKMIIKEQLDETQGMCEYALYVQALILRHEGRIQESLELFQTCSILNTSAENLKQVARSLFLLGRHKNAIDVYEEAARMNSKDWELCHNLGVCYMHLQNHKQAFECFRQALQIRPQDETFIALGQLHVMEGDIKAAISTYRKAVEHSPENPELASKLGLLYLQCGMFQKAFEKLGTAMAFDAACIPAILAAGSIIQNHSDFEVALSKYRIAVAKIPESPALWNNIGMCFFGKKKYVAAISCLKRATYLAPFSWQVLQNLGLVHLTMQQYASAFHFLSAAMNLNSHSGQLFMLLAIALKYLQDVKNACQAYDQAMKLDQVDPTIPLNFALLLFEIEEKEKAIELMHEFRRRIAEISFENEKAKLRSIIYLADNLADALQIKSFQALPVKDESSNILEGENQLMPSDSIQQETSPDTSEGKEVLV